In the Gossypium raimondii isolate GPD5lz chromosome 9, ASM2569854v1, whole genome shotgun sequence genome, one interval contains:
- the LOC105799666 gene encoding uncharacterized protein LOC105799666 produces the protein MSTPALNSTMLHPNSRVVGGTENSWCRAVLGGTGIAVLALLISKNPDLSRLRSALHELQNSHPILRSRLHYNPASNTFSFVTSPSPFIQINSFNHSATSNILENLYGQETQNVTLLHLILEHELNQNSWLASHNPNSPSFSTKNDVLLASVYALPGAKWVVVLRLHAAACDRTTAVSLLRELLTLIGREEEETTPQREEKETMMNKGEVSLAIEDLIPKGKTKKNVLARGIDMLGYSVNSFSFTNLKFKDAKSSRSTQVVKLLINPDDTERILTGCKARGIKLCGALGAAGLIAAHNSKCCSDHQKKKYGVVTLTDCRSILQPPLSNLNFGFYHSAVLNTHAIKGGEKLWDLAKKTYTSFANYKKCNKHLSDMADLNFLMCRAMANPGLTSSSSLRTSLISVFEDTVIDESNDQQKLVGVEDYMGCASGHGIAPSIAIFDTIRDGWLDCICVYPSPLHSREQMKELVDAMKCILVDAGNNNGTDEIIKP, from the exons ATGTCAACCCCAGCTCTCAACTCCACAATGCTCCATCCCAATAGCCGAGTTGTTGGCGGAACCGAGAACAGCTGGTGCCGTGCGGTGCTGGGTGGCACTGGCATTGCCGTCTTGGCCCTCCTTATTTCCAAAAACCCTGACCTTTCACGCCTCCGTAGTGCGCTCCACGAGCTACAGAATTCCCACCCCATTCTTAGGTCTAGGCTCCATTACAACCCTGCTTCCAACACTTTCTCCTTCGTTACGTCTCCTTCGCCTTTCATTCAAATCAACTCCTTTAACCATTCCGCAACTTCCAACATCCTCGAAAATCTTTACGGCCAAGAAACCCAGAACGTCACACTCCTTCATTTGATTCTTGAACACGAACTTAACCAAAATTCTTGGCTTGCTTCTCATAATCCGAATAGCCCTTCATTTAGCACGAAAAATGACGTGTTACTCGCCAGTGTTTACGCCTTGCCTGGTGCAAAGTGGGTGGTGGTGCTCCGCCTGCATGCTGCCGCATGTGACAGGACCACAGCGGTGTCATTGCTGCGAGAGTTGCTAACGTTAATAGGTAGGGAAGAAGAGGAAACGACGCCGCAGagggaagaaaaggaaaccatGATGAACAAAGGAGAGGTTAGTTTGGCGATCGAAGATCTTATTCCCAAGGGGAAAACCAAGAAAAATGTTTTGGCACGAGGAATCGACATGCTTGGCTACTCTGTTAATTCTTTCAGTTTCACAAATTTAAAGTTCAAAGATGCAAAGTCATCCAGATCTACCCAAGTAGTGAAGTTGCTGATCAACCCTGATGACACCGAGAGGATCTTGACT ggTTGCAAGGCAAGAGGGATTAAGTTGTGTGGTGCATTAGGAGCAGCTGGGCTGATTGCTGCACACAATTCTAAATGCTGTTCAGATCATCAAAAAAAGAAGTATGGAGTTGTAACACTCACAGATTGCCGCTCCATCCTTCAACCTCCTCTCTCCAATCTCAATTTCG GATTTTACCACTCAGCTGTTCTAAACACGCATGCCATCAAAGGAGGAGAGAAGCTGTGGGACTTGGCAAAGAAAACATACACATCGTTTGCGAACTATAAGAAGTGCAACAAACACTTGTCAGACATGGCAGATTTGAATTTCTTGATGTGCAGGGCCATGGCAAACCCTGGCTTGACTTCCTCTTCATCCTTGAGAACTTCTTTGATATCAGTGTTCGAAGACACCGTGATCGATGAGTCCAATGACCAGCAAAAACTAGTTGGTGTAGAGGACTACATGGGGTGCGCTTCCGGTCACGGCATCGCCCCTTCCATTGCCATTTTCGACACCATCCGCGACGGATGGCTGGATTGCATTTGCGTTTATCCTTCGCCATTGCATTCGAGGGAGCAAATGAAGGAGCTGGTTGATGCTATGAAGTGCATTCTCGTGGATGCAGGGAACAATAATGGTACTGATGAAATAATTAAACCATAG
- the LOC105799668 gene encoding uncharacterized protein LOC105799668: MSESEQTQTQNPDPKTPEPKVRAVGVTEYSWCRAVPGGTGITVLSLLLSNVPDISFLEALLCRLQVSHPILRSRVRFDASCNTFYFVTPSNPHVQIQSFDLQSTSHILQSSLGDSHIDSHHVLLEHELNRNSWNRTDGAGDGDQADWDVFFVSIYTISDTRWFLVFRLHTSACDRAAAVGLLRELLEMVGGGRAKAEEEIVQEVGIEDLIPSGKANKPLWARGVDLLGYSLNSFRLANLNFIDANSARHSQVVRLKMNPDDTDRLVAGCKSRGIKLCGALAAAGMIAARSTKPFPDHQKEKYAVVTLIDCRSILEPVLSSNHFGFYHSAILNTHDVTALDEVWELANRCYTSFSNAKNNNKHFSDMNDLNFLMCKAIDNPGLTPSSSMRTAFMSVFEDPVIDESNKLHKEIGLVDYVGCSSVHGIGPTIAIFDTIRDGCLDCTCVYPAPLHSREQMQQLIDSMKRILVDGSINLQTNS, encoded by the exons ATGTCTGAATCTGAgcaaacccaaacccaaaatcCAGACCCCAAAACACCCGAGCCCAAGGTTCGAGCAGTTGGTGTCACTGAGTATAGCTGGTGCAGAGCCGTGCCCGGTGGCACTGGCATCACTGTCTTGTCCCTCCTCCTCTCTAATGTCCCCGATATCTCATTTCTTGAAGCACTCCTTTGCAGGCTCCAAGTTTCTCATCCCATCCTCCGTTCCAGGGTCCGCTTTGATGCTTCCTGCAACACTTTTTACTTCGTAACGCCTTCTAACCCCCATGTTCAAATCCAATCCTTTGACCTTCAATCTACTTCTCACATACTCCAAAGCTCCCTCGGCGATTCCCACATCGATTCCCACCACGTTTTACTCGAGCACGAGTTGAATAGGAACTCATGGAACCGCACTGATGGTGCTGGTGATGGTGACCAAGCTGACTGGGATGTCTTTTTCGTCAGCATTTACACTATAAGCGACACAAGGTGGTTTTTGGTGTTCCGGCTACACACGTCAGCTTGTGACCGCGCTGCCGCGGTGGGTCTGTTGAGGGAATTATTAGAGATGGTGGGTGGCGGAAGAGCCAAGGCGGAGGAGGAGATAGTGCAAGAAGTGGGGATTGAAGATTTGATTCCTAGTGGTAAGGCTAACAAGCCTCTTTGGGCGCGTGGGGTTGACTTGCTTGGCTACTCCTTGAACTCTTTCAGGCTGGCGAATCTCAACTTCATTGATGCTAATTCGGCTCGGCACTCTCAGGTTGTGAGGTTGAAGATGAACCCAGATGATACCGACAGGCTTGTTGCT GGCTGCAAATCAAGGGGTATTAAACTCTGTGGAGCCCTGGCAGCTGCTGGTATGATTGCAGCTCGGTCCACCAAACCCTTCCCTGatcatcaaaaggaaaaatatgcTGTTGTAACACTCATCGACTGTCGGTCAATTCTCGAGCCAGTGCTCAGTAGCAATCATTTTG GATTTTACCATTCTGCAATCCTGAATACACATGATGTGACCGCCCTTGATGAAGTATGGGAGTTAGCAAACAGATGTTATACGTCCTTTTCCAATGCCAAGAACAACAACAAGCATTTCTCCGATATGAATGACCTAAACTTCCTCATGTGCAAGGCCATTGACAACCCTGGATTGACTCCATCGTCATCTATGAGGACTGCCTTCATGTCGGTTTTCGAAGACCCTGTGATTGATGAATCCAACAAACTGCACAAAGAAATTGGCCTAGTGGACTATGTGGGGTGTTCTTCGGTTCACGGCATCGGTCCAACCATTGCCATATTTGACACCATACGAGATGGATGTTTGGACTGCACGTGCGTGTATCCTGCGCCACTGCATTCCAGAGAACAAATGCAACAATTGATAGATTCAATGAAAAGAATTCTTGTAGACGGTAGTATCAATCTGCAGACTAATAGCTAG
- the LOC105799672 gene encoding probable small nuclear ribonucleoprotein G, translating into MSRSGQPPDLKKYMDKKLQIKLNANRMVVGTLRGFDQFMNLVVDNTVEVNGNEKTDIGMVVIRGNSVVTVEALEPVGRMQ; encoded by the exons ATGAGCAGATCAGGCCAGCCTCCAGATCTCAAAAA GTACATGGACAAGAAACTCCAGA TCAAGCTGAATGCAAATCGGATGGTTGTTGGTACCCTTCGTGGGTTTGATCAGTTTATGAATCTAGTGGTTGACAACACAGTAGAGGTGAATGGCAATGAGAAAACTGACATAGGCATGGTG GTGATCAGAGGAAATAGCGTTGTTACTGTTGAAGCCCTTGAACCTGTTGGCAGAATGCAGTGA
- the LOC105799671 gene encoding auxin-responsive protein SAUR15, producing the protein MLGKKMGSLKKLAKKVKSMRGGDGEESKYEWLLREFEEMTSPTTASTPPGSFAIYVGENEERFVVPTNFLSHPLFKMLLEKSYNEYGFQQRDKLVVPCSVSTFLEVVNAVECCNGKFDFGKLVEEFL; encoded by the coding sequence atgttGGGGAAAAAGATGGGTTCCTTGAAGAAGCTAGCCAAGAAGGTGAAGAGCATGCGTGGAGGAGATGGTGAGGAATCCAAATATGAATGGTTGCTAAGGGAATTTGAGGAAATGACATCGCCTACTACAGCCTCAACCCCACCAGGGTCATTTGCTATTTATGTTGGAGAGAATGAAGAAAGATTTGTAGTGCCAACCAACTTCTTGTCTCATCCACtcttcaagatgttgttggagAAGTCTTACAATGAATATGGTTTCCAACAAAGGGACAAACTAGTTGTTCCATGTAGCGTCTCAACGTTTCTAGAAGTTGTCAATGCTGTAGAATGTTGTAATGGGAAGTTTGATTTTGGAAAACTAGTTGAGGAATTTCTTTAG